The nucleotide window GAAGAAGTCCTACTTGGCTGAAGGGTTTAATGTTGACTTTGCCAACACCGTAGAAAGCGTCAATACCATCAACAGCTTTGTGGCCGAGAAGACCAAGGGGAAGATAGACGAGCTGGTGGAGAGCCTGGATGCAGACACAATCATGTATCTCATCAGTTACATCTACTTTAAAGGTAAAAAGTCACATCaaacagtgtttggtttctctctAGTTGTATCTCAATTCAGCGGCcgatgtttttttaacatgtgtacccTTAGCTCttctaacatttaaaaaaatctatcgTTTTCACCTCGCTTTTTaccgccattacctctttgggACGTAATTTGTTCTACAAATGCAGCttccaaaggatgcagccctCGAATTGAGACTCTGTTTCTGAATTCCCAGCCTTTAAGTTTGACATGTCTGTAATaagctgtttttaatttctcctcTTCAAACAGGAAAGTGGGATACTCCATTTGATCCTAAGATGACCAGGAAGGATGAGTTCATAGTGGATGAAAACATCAAGGTTCTAAGTTGCACCATTTATTCTGAATGGACATGAGTTACATATAATCATGCATCCACCACTGTGTGATTTCCAATTATTGGATGCTTCATGTTTAAAACTGTAACTTCCCAGGTTCCAGTTGAGATGATGAATATGGAGGAGGACGTAGACTTCTATTACGACCAAGCAATAAACACGTCAGTCCTCCACCTTCCCTTCAacagctcctcctccatgctgctgctgttgcctgACGATATGGCAACACTGGAGAACGCCATCTGCCCGGGACATGTCACCAAATGGCTGAAGTGGATGAAGAGCAGGTTGGGAGAACTCATCCTAAAGTCAACATCAATTTTTGGGTTTTGCTCCATTTGATTAATTATCACAGTCAGATCAATCACTGTATGTTTGTCTATTTGCTATTATTTTAGGAAATATGACATATATGTTCCAAAGTTCTCCATCAAGACTTCCTACAATCTGAAAGACGTGTTGATTGAAATGGGAATGACGGACATGTTCGGTGCTCTTGCAGACCTGAGTGGCATCGCAGAGGACAAGAAACTGGTAGTGTCAGAGGTCAGGGCAGAGAGTTATACTGTATGTTATTGCATTCGTTTTTTTCCCAGCATTTCATCCACCTGTTATCTCACTCTGCCTCTATTCTACCCCACGAAGGTCGTGCACAAAGCTACCCTGGATGTGGACGAGGTCGGAGCCACTGCTTCAGCTGTTACAACCGTCGGCATAATGCCCATGTCTGCGCGCCACATCCCTGTCCTGAAGTTCAATCGCCCGTTCATGCTCCTCATCACTGACCGCGCCACAGAAAACACCCTCTTTGTTGGCAAGATTATCAACCCAAACatttgatgaagatgaaacattttgtgttcactctagcactgctgctgcatcatgtgtaaaacacaaacacatacaatcTTCAATCTGTGTCTGTCGTTAATGACTTTTGTTAATGAGTGTTTGTTTCTATATAGTTTTTGAATTAAGAGAATACAGGGACATGAGATTATCCACTGGTATTTACAATTTTATTCAgcaaatacaataaattcaGAAACCATTGTGCATTTtgaattcatctttttttccctaaaggttcagtgtgtaagatttaggtgagaGGGATCTATTAGTAgaaaagaaatttaaaataatcctattgatgttttcaatagtgtgtttcatctaaattgtatgaattgttgttttctttaccgtagaatgggccctttaaatttaaatactttatatttacatctggagtgggtcctctctatggaggccgccatgtttttatttacagtactACAACccggacaaactaaacatcttttgagtttttatgacagctgaaggctaccacaggttctctgtcatgtttcgaaggggagggtgaggtgaggggtgttcagctgcaacatgcaacttcaccgctagatgtcactaaattctacacactgaacctttaagtctgTTCTCCAATATTTGACTGAGCACTGGAGCATATTGGTCTTTACATATGTAACCCAGGGGCAGCGAGGTGGAGCTGTGATTAGCACTGCtgcagcaagaaggttcctaGTTCGAATCCCAGTTTGTCCTGGGCCATGCTATGTTCTCctcgtgtctgtgtgcattttcTCAAGGTAGGTAAATAACACTTCAGCCAAAATATAGCACAATATAATGTCCAGTGTTACCAACTGTTGAATGTCACCAGTTGCTCAACACACATGAGGCCTAGGAGGAAGCGCCAATCCCTGTCTGCAAGTTGTGATGCCGGACGCAAGAGGTTGTAGTTTGACATTACTTGACTTTTTCCCTGGAGTTCTTGTGCTTTATTTTAGCAGATCCAGGGTcgcagctgcggccacatcatgatggtggatcatagatcatagatcGTTGATTGTGTTTATGGttcgtggtggcagctgattatGACTACAACTAGAATAActagatatacaatatgcctcgAACTATTACTTGCAATATCTCTATCAGAAGAATTGCCATTGCTGCTCGCTTGATCTCTGTTAAGTTTAGGGCAGAAGATGTTGCATCGTGTTAAGCCCTGTGAGGCAAATTTTGAATATACAAATCgaattttattaattaattgatttcttCAGGCTAAAATAAACTCATTCCATGGAGTTATAATTGAGCTATAATTGTCTCAACCTCACGATGCCTCTctcagactcacacagactcatacATGATTGTGTAACATGAATGGTGTCAAGTATTTCTAATTCAACTTGTTATAGTAGGTTTAGAACTGGACTCAGAACAAGATGATACAAaattaataatttcattttttattgagATGTATAGagatataaaatatgaacattaaaaggtaaaaaaaagatgacGAGTCATCAGGGGAATATATGCAATGAGGGGAGGAGGGCTCAAACTGCTCAGTTCGAAATGTCCTATGGACTCATCATGCAGTGAGGAACATGCGTCCTGGAGAGAAGTGAAAGAAATTGATCAGGTTACTGAGACTTTATGAAAATACTTTCATGCTGCTTCTCAAACTTGTAGTGGGTAATACTTTATACAATAagatcaaatttttttttttttaagtttgtattttgtttctgACAAGTTCTGACCTCTTCCAATAAGTTTGAGATAAAAGCAGCTTTGGAACctcattgtttgtttattatgttttatattctatatttcgAAATGTACAATTATTCAATGATTTATTGaacttcattttaaaagttaGATATATATCCCAAGTGGTCACTTGTCATATAATTTAGTCACATTTCACATGAAACCACATCATTAGTACCCTCAGGCGTCTCTGGGGCCTCTCTTCCTGGTCCTTTTCCATATTTGGCCctgtacacaaaaacaaacacttcagaCGTTCAATCCAACATCAGCTGGTCTAAACTCTTTGCAGTGGCTGTGTTGCACCATGTAATGTAGTGATGTGAACATGCATGAGT belongs to Hippoglossus stenolepis isolate QCI-W04-F060 chromosome 9, HSTE1.2, whole genome shotgun sequence and includes:
- the LOC118114856 gene encoding serine protease inhibitor 2.1 — encoded protein: MMRAALCIWILSAVVCVGRSDHHIGHHDVNVHTDQDTALNSVSLVSSANKGFTYHLYRKLAAHSESQGKNVFFSPKSVSAALAALSVGARGETHRQLFNGLGFNNSELTQANVDEAFQVLLEQANKVSHQDTSEGTAVFVDRSFTPNVEFLDVLKKSYLAEGFNVDFANTVESVNTINSFVAEKTKGKIDELVESLDADTIMYLISYIYFKGKWDTPFDPKMTRKDEFIVDENIKVPVEMMNMEEDVDFYYDQAINTSVLHLPFNSSSSMLLLLPDDMATLENAICPGHVTKWLKWMKSRKYDIYVPKFSIKTSYNLKDVLIEMGMTDMFGALADLSGIAEDKKLVVSEVVHKATLDVDEVGATASAVTTVGIMPMSARHIPVLKFNRPFMLLITDRATENTLFVGKIINPNI